In a single window of the Halobaculum lipolyticum genome:
- a CDS encoding threonine synthase produces MLTCYACERRFETGQRCDCGEPLWVDTDPAGIAWPDRDGVWAFGDLLPVERPPDGLAAAAGGTPLVRTPALDVDGARVHVKLEGTNPTGSFKDRGSAVGVAAAVAAGTDTVGTVSHGNMAASMAAHAAGADLDCVVLVPADIPEARLGRIATYGPRIVRVDGDYGRLYHDALALAPAAGVEFVVSDSPLRVAGQKTTTLEVLRAFAAGEASGAGDGAAPSPSVPDAVVLPVSSGGHASAAWKAVREASAAGLLDDPPRLYFVQAAACAPVARAFERGDEAVTRLAPEEVGETVAYSIANADPPSGTRALAAARDTGGAVLAVDDDAIRDAQRDLAGAGLRVEAASATPLAAVRTLRERGAVDRGEHVVCVATGVGYGSGSTAVDAETVARADLGAALGVE; encoded by the coding sequence ATGCTCACCTGCTACGCCTGCGAGCGCCGGTTCGAGACGGGCCAGCGGTGCGACTGCGGCGAGCCGCTGTGGGTCGACACCGACCCCGCCGGGATCGCGTGGCCCGACCGCGACGGCGTGTGGGCGTTCGGCGACCTCCTGCCGGTCGAACGCCCGCCGGACGGACTCGCCGCCGCGGCGGGCGGGACCCCGCTCGTCCGGACGCCCGCCCTCGACGTCGACGGCGCCCGCGTCCACGTGAAGCTGGAGGGCACCAACCCCACCGGTTCGTTCAAGGACCGCGGGAGCGCCGTCGGCGTCGCCGCCGCGGTCGCGGCCGGCACCGACACCGTCGGGACGGTCTCGCACGGCAACATGGCCGCCTCGATGGCCGCCCACGCCGCCGGCGCCGACCTCGACTGCGTCGTGCTCGTCCCGGCGGACATCCCCGAGGCGCGCCTCGGCCGGATCGCGACGTACGGCCCGCGGATCGTCCGCGTCGACGGCGACTACGGGCGGCTGTACCACGACGCGCTCGCTCTGGCTCCCGCCGCCGGCGTCGAGTTCGTCGTCTCCGACTCGCCGCTGCGCGTCGCCGGCCAGAAGACGACGACGCTCGAGGTGCTCCGGGCGTTCGCGGCCGGCGAGGCGAGCGGCGCGGGCGACGGCGCCGCGCCGTCGCCGTCGGTCCCCGACGCCGTGGTGCTGCCCGTCAGCAGCGGCGGCCACGCCAGCGCCGCGTGGAAGGCGGTGCGCGAGGCGTCAGCGGCGGGGCTGCTCGACGACCCGCCGCGGCTGTACTTCGTGCAGGCGGCCGCCTGTGCGCCGGTCGCCCGGGCGTTCGAGCGCGGCGACGAGGCCGTCACGCGGCTCGCCCCCGAGGAAGTCGGCGAGACAGTCGCGTACTCCATCGCCAACGCCGACCCGCCGAGCGGGACGCGCGCGCTGGCGGCGGCTCGCGACACCGGCGGCGCCGTCCTCGCCGTCGACGACGACGCGATCCGCGACGCACAGCGCGACCTCGCGGGCGCCGGACTCCGCGTCGAAGCCGCGTCCGCGACGCCGCTGGCGGCGGTGCGGACGCTCCGCGAGCGCGGCGCGGTCGACCGCGGCGAGCACGTCGTCTGCGTCGCCACCGGCGTCGGCTACGGCAGTGGCTCGACGGCCGTCGACGCCGAGACGGTGGCGCGGGCGGACCTCGGGGCGGCGCTCGGCGTCGAGTGA
- a CDS encoding helix-turn-helix domain-containing protein: MSLVAEFRLVHPDIPTIAPLERTDGMELTAEHVVADDPGSPIVFFWADGERFDAFEAGLDDAPQIADWERIEALDGRRLYRVDVDGDESVVIYPTDLAVGASRLGFSATADGLGVRTRFPDREAMERYFRRCREQGIEVSLERLCGGDRDDDFVAVSEKQREALRVAAESGYFAVPRETDLGALAEELDISTQSASERLRRGTAALVGEAFGVDDA, encoded by the coding sequence GTGAGTCTCGTCGCCGAGTTCCGCCTCGTCCACCCCGACATCCCGACGATCGCCCCGCTGGAACGCACCGACGGGATGGAACTCACCGCCGAGCACGTCGTCGCCGACGACCCCGGCTCGCCGATCGTGTTCTTCTGGGCCGACGGCGAGCGCTTCGACGCCTTCGAGGCGGGACTCGACGACGCCCCGCAGATCGCCGACTGGGAGCGCATCGAGGCGCTCGACGGGCGCCGCCTCTACCGGGTCGACGTCGACGGCGACGAGTCGGTCGTCATCTACCCCACGGACCTGGCGGTCGGCGCCTCCCGGCTCGGCTTCTCGGCGACCGCCGACGGACTCGGCGTGCGGACGCGGTTCCCCGACCGGGAGGCCATGGAGCGCTACTTCCGGCGCTGTCGCGAGCAGGGGATCGAGGTGTCGCTCGAACGGCTGTGCGGCGGCGACCGCGACGACGACTTCGTCGCCGTCTCCGAGAAACAGCGCGAGGCGCTCCGGGTCGCCGCCGAGTCCGGCTACTTCGCCGTGCCGCGGGAGACGGACCTGGGTGCGCTCGCCGAGGAGTTGGACATCTCCACCCAGTCGGCGAGCGAGCGGCTCCGTCGCGGAACCGCGGCGCTCGTCGGCGAGGCGTTCGGCGTGGACGACGCGTAG
- the sucD gene encoding succinate--CoA ligase subunit alpha, giving the protein MSIFVDDDTRVVVQGITGGEGKFHTEQMLEYGTNVVAGAVPGKGGQEVAGVPVYDTVDEAVDAEDADASVVFVPPAFAGDAVFEALDTDLDLVVAITEGIPTQDMAKVNKRLSEVDTRLLGPNCPGIITPGEAKLGILPGNIFESGNVGLVSRSGTLTYQVVSNLTERGIGQTTAIGIGGDPIIGTSFVDALEAFEADPDTDAVVMCGEIGGEDEEQAAKFIAENMDTPVAGFIAGRTAPPGKRMGHAGAIVSGSGTGTAESKIGALNDAGVPVGDTPNEVADHIEDFL; this is encoded by the coding sequence ATGAGTATCTTCGTCGACGACGACACTCGCGTCGTGGTGCAGGGCATCACGGGCGGGGAAGGCAAGTTCCACACCGAACAGATGCTGGAGTACGGCACGAACGTCGTCGCGGGCGCGGTGCCCGGCAAGGGCGGCCAGGAGGTCGCCGGCGTCCCCGTCTACGACACCGTCGACGAGGCCGTCGACGCCGAGGACGCCGACGCCTCCGTCGTGTTCGTCCCGCCGGCGTTCGCGGGTGACGCCGTCTTCGAGGCGCTCGACACCGACCTCGACCTCGTCGTCGCCATCACCGAGGGCATCCCGACGCAGGACATGGCCAAGGTGAACAAGCGCCTCTCGGAGGTCGACACCCGTCTGCTCGGCCCGAACTGCCCCGGCATCATCACCCCCGGCGAGGCGAAGCTGGGCATCCTCCCGGGCAACATCTTCGAGTCCGGCAACGTCGGGCTCGTCTCCCGCTCGGGCACTCTGACGTACCAGGTCGTCTCGAACCTCACCGAGCGCGGCATCGGCCAGACGACCGCCATCGGCATCGGCGGCGACCCGATCATCGGCACGTCGTTCGTCGACGCCCTCGAGGCCTTCGAGGCCGACCCCGACACCGACGCGGTCGTGATGTGCGGTGAGATCGGCGGCGAGGACGAGGAGCAGGCCGCGAAGTTCATCGCGGAGAACATGGACACGCCCGTCGCCGGCTTCATCGCCGGCCGCACCGCCCCGCCGGGCAAGCGCATGGGCCACGCCGGCGCCATCGTCTCCGGCTCCGGCACCGGCACCGCCGAGTCGAAGATCGGCGCGCTCAACGACGCGGGCGTCCCCGTCGGCGACACGCCCAACGAGGTCGCCGACCACATCGAGGACTTCCTGTAG
- the sucC gene encoding ADP-forming succinate--CoA ligase subunit beta — translation MRLHEYQAKQVFADAGIPTPDSRLASTVEEVMDAVDEIGYPAAIKAQVHVGGRGKAGGIEIATSEAEAREAAESILGMDLKGYTVDKVLVEAGVDFENELYVGITMDRGEGEPVAMVSTEGGVDIESVAHETPEKIAREHIDPAFGLHPYQARKVVFEAGIPKDVAMDVASILTTLYDLYESKDASEVEINPVMITGDREVVAADAVMNIDEDALFRQPELAEMEDEAAGDELEAKANEYGFDYVRLSGNVGIIGNGAGLVMTTLDLVDYFGGSPANFLDIGGGAKAERVANALEMVFADENVDSVVFNIFGGITRGDEVAKGINEALAQFDEIPKPVVVRLAGTNAAEGMEILNKDLVQVEGTLEDAVQRAVKNAEEVTQ, via the coding sequence ATGAGACTTCACGAGTATCAGGCGAAGCAGGTCTTCGCCGACGCCGGGATCCCGACCCCGGACTCGCGGCTCGCGTCCACGGTCGAGGAGGTCATGGACGCCGTCGACGAGATCGGGTATCCGGCCGCCATCAAGGCGCAGGTCCACGTCGGCGGGCGTGGGAAGGCTGGGGGTATCGAGATCGCCACGAGCGAGGCGGAGGCGCGCGAGGCCGCCGAGTCCATCCTCGGGATGGACCTCAAGGGCTACACCGTCGACAAGGTCCTCGTCGAGGCCGGCGTCGACTTCGAGAACGAACTGTACGTCGGCATCACGATGGACCGCGGCGAGGGCGAACCCGTCGCGATGGTGTCGACCGAGGGGGGCGTCGACATCGAGTCGGTCGCCCACGAGACGCCCGAGAAGATCGCCCGCGAGCACATCGACCCGGCGTTCGGCCTGCACCCGTACCAGGCCCGCAAGGTCGTGTTCGAGGCCGGCATCCCGAAGGACGTCGCGATGGACGTGGCGTCGATCCTCACGACGCTGTACGACCTGTACGAGTCGAAGGACGCCTCGGAGGTCGAGATCAACCCCGTCATGATCACGGGCGACCGCGAGGTCGTCGCCGCCGACGCCGTGATGAACATCGACGAGGACGCGCTGTTCCGCCAGCCCGAACTCGCCGAGATGGAGGACGAGGCCGCCGGCGACGAGCTGGAGGCGAAGGCCAACGAGTACGGCTTCGACTACGTCCGCCTGTCGGGCAACGTCGGCATCATCGGCAACGGCGCCGGCCTCGTGATGACGACGCTCGACCTCGTGGACTACTTCGGCGGCTCGCCCGCCAACTTCCTCGACATCGGCGGCGGCGCCAAAGCCGAGCGCGTCGCGAACGCGCTGGAGATGGTGTTCGCCGACGAGAACGTCGACTCGGTTGTGTTCAACATCTTCGGCGGGATCACCCGCGGCGACGAGGTCGCCAAGGGGATCAACGAGGCGCTGGCGCAGTTCGACGAGATCCCGAAGCCGGTCGTCGTCCGCCTCGCGGGGACGAACGCCGCGGAGGGGATGGAGATCCTCAACAAGGACCTCGTGCAGGTCGAGGGCACCCTTGAGGACGCGGTCCAACGTGCGGTGAAGAACGCGGAGGAGGTGACCCAATGA
- a CDS encoding NADPH:quinone reductase: MRAVRFHEHGDESVLAVEEVDRPEPAPDEVLVEVASAGVNPVDTYFREGSYEPYGLPAVPGVDAAGTAVEVGAEVEGVEVGDPVFATGLSSTMPGGYAEFVAVPDDRLAVLPDGADLVAAGAAGVAAVTAWRALVQHANLRPAETVLIHGGSGGVGHVAVQVAAATGAHTIATAAEGYHEEVAALGADAVFDYNRDDLAEAVTAATDGAGVDVVLDHRLDEYLGFDAEVAAPDCRVVGIGENDPAIGFPNSAAARGKDLRLQLMSMFNTPSLADALADVASLWGDDIEVRVAHSYDLGGAAEAQRAVLDDSFLGKLVIEP, encoded by the coding sequence ATGCGCGCAGTCCGCTTCCACGAACACGGCGACGAATCGGTACTGGCGGTGGAGGAGGTCGACCGACCGGAGCCGGCACCCGACGAGGTGCTCGTCGAGGTCGCGTCGGCGGGCGTCAACCCCGTGGACACCTACTTCCGCGAGGGGTCGTACGAGCCGTACGGCCTGCCCGCGGTGCCGGGCGTCGACGCCGCCGGCACGGCCGTCGAGGTGGGTGCCGAGGTCGAGGGGGTCGAGGTCGGCGACCCGGTGTTCGCCACCGGTCTCTCCTCGACGATGCCCGGCGGCTACGCGGAGTTCGTCGCGGTGCCCGACGACCGCCTCGCGGTGCTGCCCGACGGCGCGGATCTGGTCGCCGCCGGCGCCGCCGGCGTCGCCGCCGTCACGGCGTGGCGGGCGCTCGTCCAACACGCCAACCTCCGGCCCGCCGAGACCGTCCTGATCCACGGCGGCTCCGGCGGCGTCGGCCACGTCGCGGTGCAGGTCGCCGCCGCGACCGGCGCCCACACGATCGCGACCGCCGCCGAGGGGTACCACGAGGAGGTCGCGGCACTCGGCGCCGACGCGGTGTTCGACTACAACCGTGACGACCTCGCCGAGGCGGTGACGGCCGCGACCGACGGCGCCGGCGTCGACGTGGTCCTCGACCACCGCCTCGACGAGTACCTCGGCTTCGACGCGGAGGTCGCGGCGCCGGACTGTCGCGTCGTCGGCATCGGCGAGAACGACCCCGCCATCGGCTTCCCGAACTCGGCGGCCGCCCGCGGGAAGGACCTGCGCCTCCAGCTCATGTCGATGTTCAACACGCCGAGCCTCGCGGACGCGCTCGCGGACGTCGCCTCGCTGTGGGGCGACGACATCGAGGTCCGGGTCGCCCACAGCTACGACCTCGGCGGCGCCGCCGAAGCCCAGCGCGCGGTGCTGGACGACAGCTTCCTCGGGAAGCTCGTGATCGAGCCGTAG
- a CDS encoding SHOCT domain-containing protein: MPPSDDPSTVRSLHRLVEHYTPDGALGRSLFALGGVTAATLSVFLAAVGLTTLTLGGLLVGLVGVVGLALSVPLTLAALWPVYLSLIGNVDSAAAYPDGAGRDAAPDPADSAEAVLKRRYAAGDIDHEEFEARLDRVVAYRDGRRGDAADGERDRRGDDDRSRAPERAR, from the coding sequence GTGCCCCCCTCGGACGACCCCTCCACCGTCCGCTCGCTGCACCGCCTCGTCGAACACTACACGCCCGACGGCGCGCTCGGCCGGTCGCTGTTCGCGCTGGGCGGCGTCACGGCCGCGACGCTGTCGGTGTTCCTCGCCGCCGTCGGTCTCACCACGCTCACCCTCGGCGGCCTGCTCGTCGGTCTCGTCGGCGTCGTCGGGCTGGCGCTCTCGGTGCCGCTCACGCTGGCGGCCCTGTGGCCAGTCTACCTCTCGCTCATCGGCAACGTCGACAGCGCCGCCGCCTACCCGGACGGCGCCGGGCGCGACGCCGCCCCGGACCCCGCGGACTCCGCCGAGGCGGTGTTGAAGCGGCGGTACGCCGCCGGCGACATCGACCACGAGGAGTTCGAGGCGCGACTCGACCGGGTCGTCGCCTACCGCGACGGACGCCGGGGCGACGCGGCCGACGGCGAGCGGGACCGGCGGGGGGACGACGACCGCTCCCGGGCGCCCGAACGCGCCCGCTGA
- a CDS encoding bacterio-opsin activator domain-containing protein: MSSEGQSATLRETAAVFPGPGRPLTTAEVADRLDIGRRGAYDRLRRLADADGVETKKVGAGGRVWWRPVADGRSTAAGAAGNPSGATVGGPDATSHQYRALLERFPNGALALVDRDLRYTTFGGTPEGDTDLTREDLAGEPLDEALPTRIAETVIPGYERALDGDASVFEAAVDGRTYRFHFYPVRDDDGAVFEALGMSQEVTDRVEYERELEARIRQQEAVAALGQRALDVDDLDELFAEAARVVADVLDNDFCKVLDLDSDAEELLLRQGVGWDDGIVGSATVSAVEDGSQAAYTLRTEEPVVVEDLRTETRFDGPELLTVHGVRSGISTIIGSPGSPWGILGTHDTEPADLSDHDAAFVQSVANVLASSIERERQVREVDRQRDQLVALDGINRVVRDVTDAVVDRSTRAEIETAACERLAASDAYEFAWTGEVDAGSREIAVRAEAGVTGYLDGATVSIDPDDERGRGPTGRAYRTGEIQTTQHADDDPRQEPWAEQVETYGYRSSAAIPIVHEGTVYGVLNVYTERRAAFVGREREVIGKLGEVIGHAIAAAERKRALLSDEVVELECFVEDVFAHTGVDVAPDPIRFDDAVPVGDDEFVVFGRTTAAGAASLRRVVDEHPSYESLRVRSAADGRRFELSVSELPMLSAVASHGGSLQESVVEDGDYRLRVHLSPSTDARRVLEAIRETFPDASLLKRRQVTRSGGDPSTPQADLTERQRAALAAAYHAGYFEWPRDATAEQVAESLGIAGPTLHQHLRKAQRAVFATVFGDAPPVDDHNV; the protein is encoded by the coding sequence ATGAGTTCAGAGGGCCAGTCGGCGACGCTGCGCGAGACGGCGGCCGTCTTCCCCGGTCCCGGGCGACCGTTGACGACGGCCGAAGTCGCCGACCGACTCGACATCGGGCGCCGGGGAGCGTACGACCGGCTGCGCCGCCTCGCCGACGCCGACGGGGTCGAGACGAAGAAAGTCGGCGCGGGCGGGCGCGTCTGGTGGCGCCCCGTCGCGGACGGGCGCTCGACCGCGGCCGGCGCCGCAGGCAACCCGTCCGGAGCGACGGTCGGCGGGCCGGACGCGACCAGCCACCAGTACCGGGCGCTCCTCGAGCGGTTCCCGAACGGGGCGCTCGCGCTCGTCGACCGGGACCTGCGCTACACGACGTTCGGCGGCACCCCGGAGGGGGACACCGACCTGACGCGCGAGGATCTGGCGGGGGAGCCGCTGGACGAGGCTCTGCCGACGCGGATCGCCGAGACGGTGATCCCGGGGTACGAGCGGGCGCTCGACGGCGACGCGTCCGTCTTCGAGGCGGCGGTCGACGGCCGGACGTACCGGTTCCACTTCTACCCCGTGCGCGACGACGACGGCGCCGTGTTCGAGGCGTTGGGGATGTCTCAGGAGGTGACCGACCGCGTCGAGTACGAGCGGGAGTTGGAAGCGCGGATCCGCCAACAGGAAGCCGTCGCCGCGCTCGGCCAGCGAGCGCTCGACGTCGACGACCTCGACGAACTGTTCGCCGAGGCCGCCCGGGTCGTCGCCGACGTCCTCGACAACGACTTCTGCAAGGTGCTCGACCTCGACTCCGACGCCGAGGAACTGCTCCTCCGGCAGGGGGTCGGCTGGGACGACGGCATCGTCGGCTCGGCGACGGTGTCGGCCGTCGAGGACGGCTCGCAGGCGGCGTACACGCTGCGGACCGAGGAGCCGGTCGTCGTGGAGGACCTCCGCACGGAGACGCGCTTCGACGGGCCGGAACTGCTCACCGTCCACGGCGTCCGCAGCGGGATCTCCACGATAATCGGGTCGCCGGGGTCGCCGTGGGGGATCCTCGGAACCCACGACACCGAGCCGGCCGACCTCTCGGACCACGACGCGGCGTTCGTCCAGTCGGTCGCGAACGTGCTCGCGTCGTCGATCGAACGCGAGCGGCAGGTGCGCGAGGTCGACCGCCAGCGCGACCAGCTCGTCGCGCTCGACGGGATCAACCGCGTCGTCCGCGACGTCACCGACGCGGTCGTCGACCGGTCGACGCGCGCGGAGATCGAGACCGCCGCCTGCGAGCGGCTCGCCGCCTCCGACGCCTACGAGTTCGCCTGGACGGGCGAGGTCGACGCCGGCAGTCGGGAGATCGCCGTCCGGGCGGAGGCGGGCGTCACCGGCTACCTCGACGGCGCCACGGTCTCGATCGACCCCGACGACGAGCGCGGCCGGGGACCGACCGGGCGCGCCTACCGGACGGGGGAGATCCAGACGACGCAGCACGCGGACGACGACCCCCGACAGGAGCCGTGGGCCGAGCAGGTCGAGACGTACGGCTACCGGTCGTCGGCGGCGATCCCGATCGTCCACGAGGGGACCGTCTACGGCGTCCTGAACGTGTACACCGAGCGCCGGGCGGCGTTCGTCGGGCGCGAACGGGAGGTGATCGGGAAACTGGGCGAGGTGATCGGCCACGCCATCGCGGCCGCCGAGCGCAAGCGCGCGCTGTTGAGCGACGAGGTGGTCGAGCTGGAGTGTTTCGTCGAGGACGTGTTCGCCCACACCGGCGTCGACGTCGCCCCGGACCCGATCCGCTTCGACGACGCGGTGCCGGTCGGCGACGACGAGTTCGTGGTGTTCGGCCGGACGACGGCCGCGGGCGCGGCGTCGCTCCGGCGGGTGGTCGACGAGCACCCGTCGTACGAGTCGCTGCGGGTTCGGTCGGCCGCGGACGGGCGGCGCTTCGAGCTGTCGGTGTCCGAGCTGCCGATGCTGTCGGCGGTCGCGTCCCACGGCGGCTCGTTGCAGGAGTCCGTCGTCGAGGACGGCGACTACCGGCTGCGGGTCCACCTCTCGCCGAGCACGGACGCGCGCCGGGTGCTCGAGGCGATACGCGAGACGTTCCCCGACGCGTCGCTGCTGAAGCGGCGGCAGGTGACGCGGTCCGGCGGCGACCCGTCCACCCCGCAGGCCGACCTCACCGAGCGCCAGCGGGCGGCGCTGGCGGCGGCGTACCACGCGGGCTACTTCGAGTGGCCCCGGGACGCGACCGCCGAGCAGGTGGCCGAGTCGCTCGGCATCGCCGGACCGACGCTCCACCAGCACCTCCGCAAGGCCCAGCGTGCGGTGTTCGCGACGGTGTTCGGCGACGCGCCGCCCGTCGACGACCACAACGTATAA
- a CDS encoding DUF7344 domain-containing protein, producing the protein MAADETLRGSTDRPGTGHPSSHCYPSTAGLSRDDHHRVLASDRRRHVLQIVAARPSPVALEALAAAVVAREGDDPADETAREHAAISLHHVHLPLLDEHGVVEYDTDERRIAA; encoded by the coding sequence ATGGCCGCAGACGAAACCCTCCGCGGCAGCACCGACCGACCGGGCACCGGCCACCCGTCGAGCCACTGCTACCCGTCGACGGCGGGGCTCTCCCGGGACGACCACCACCGGGTGCTCGCGTCCGACCGCCGCAGACACGTGTTACAGATCGTCGCCGCGCGACCGTCGCCGGTGGCGCTGGAGGCGCTCGCGGCGGCGGTCGTCGCCCGCGAGGGCGACGACCCCGCCGACGAGACGGCGCGCGAGCACGCCGCGATCTCGTTGCACCACGTCCACCTCCCGCTGCTCGACGAGCACGGCGTCGTGGAGTACGACACCGACGAGAGACGGATCGCCGCGTAG
- a CDS encoding DUF7563 family protein yields MPTCQNCQSFVTERYVKVFEPEGVNRPRACPHCEDMVRRGKTVREKKN; encoded by the coding sequence ATGCCCACTTGCCAGAACTGCCAATCGTTCGTCACGGAGCGGTACGTGAAGGTGTTCGAGCCGGAGGGCGTCAACCGCCCCCGGGCGTGCCCCCACTGCGAGGACATGGTCAGGCGCGGGAAGACGGTTCGCGAGAAGAAGAACTGA
- a CDS encoding DsrE family protein, producing MRTVLHCSAGAPDAQRHALANAANLLADETVALSAVAVVFNGDGVEAVRADSSVADDVRGLLARTPEETNAADAPSIEVCACGNSLAGRDIPADELVYGVDVVSSGVGELTRRQADGYAYVKAP from the coding sequence ATGCGAACCGTGCTGCACTGTTCGGCGGGAGCGCCCGACGCCCAGCGTCACGCCCTCGCCAACGCGGCGAACCTGCTCGCGGACGAGACGGTCGCCCTGTCGGCGGTGGCGGTCGTGTTCAACGGCGACGGCGTCGAGGCGGTCCGGGCGGACTCGTCCGTCGCCGACGACGTGCGGGGACTGCTCGCGCGCACGCCCGAGGAGACGAACGCGGCGGACGCGCCGTCGATCGAGGTGTGCGCGTGCGGCAACTCGCTGGCCGGACGCGACATCCCGGCGGACGAACTGGTGTACGGTGTCGACGTGGTCTCCAGCGGCGTGGGCGAACTGACGCGCCGGCAAGCCGACGGCTACGCCTACGTCAAGGCGCCCTGA
- a CDS encoding SDR family NAD(P)-dependent oxidoreductase, which translates to MAQLPTDAVVVLTGGNEGIGRAMAATLLADGRRVAVLDVADDGLADLREAYPDRLRYHECDVTVDDDVTAAVGAVIDEWDRIDVLVNNAAVFSFGPFAELTLDDARREFDTNVFGYMRTIRAVLPRMRAQGGGRIHNVSSGAGIVGHPGLSGYAATKGAIEAFTRSIRQELAPEGIAVTLMHPSLANTRSAAAVGYPAAATNDPADVGRGLARRIGSTDRTIYADWGARIGIPLVRLVPAIARWGSKRFVPSPEE; encoded by the coding sequence ATGGCACAGCTTCCGACGGACGCCGTGGTCGTCCTCACGGGCGGCAACGAGGGGATCGGCCGGGCGATGGCGGCGACGCTGCTGGCGGACGGTCGCCGCGTCGCCGTGCTCGACGTCGCCGACGACGGACTCGCCGACCTCCGCGAGGCGTACCCGGACCGGCTCCGGTACCACGAGTGCGACGTGACGGTCGACGACGACGTGACGGCGGCTGTCGGCGCCGTGATCGACGAGTGGGACCGGATCGACGTGCTCGTCAACAACGCCGCGGTGTTCTCGTTCGGGCCGTTCGCGGAGTTGACGCTCGACGACGCGCGCCGGGAGTTCGACACCAACGTGTTCGGGTACATGCGGACGATCCGCGCGGTGCTCCCGCGGATGCGGGCACAGGGCGGCGGGCGGATCCACAACGTCAGTTCGGGCGCGGGGATCGTCGGCCACCCGGGCCTCTCCGGGTACGCCGCCACGAAAGGGGCGATCGAGGCGTTCACGCGCTCGATCCGGCAGGAACTGGCGCCCGAGGGGATCGCGGTGACGCTCATGCACCCGTCGCTGGCGAACACGCGTTCGGCGGCCGCCGTCGGCTACCCCGCGGCGGCGACGAACGACCCGGCCGACGTGGGTCGCGGACTCGCACGCCGGATCGGATCGACCGACCGCACGATCTACGCCGACTGGGGCGCGCGGATCGGCATCCCGCTGGTGCGGCTGGTGCCGGCGATCGCCCGCTGGGGGTCGAAGCGGTTCGTCCCCTCGCCCGAGGAGTGA
- a CDS encoding A/G-specific adenine glycosylase, with product MTDHLPDDRDAVREALIAWYEADHREFPWRRTDDAYRILVSEVMSQQTQLSRVEEAYADFLDRWPAVSDLASAERGEVVSFWSGHSLGYNNRAKYLHEAATQVVEEYDGEFPTDPDELQELMGVGPYTANAVASFAFDNGDAVVDTNVKRVLHRAFGVPDDDAAFAEAASALMPAGESRVWNNAIMELGGVACGQSPRCDEAGCPWRRWCRAYETGDFTAPDVPEQPSFEGSRRQFRGKVVRALGNHDELTLDELGPRIRVDYSPDGDGEGSRTWLRGLVDDLADDGLVEVAADDGGATRIRLRA from the coding sequence ATGACCGACCACCTCCCCGACGACCGCGACGCGGTTCGGGAGGCGCTGATCGCGTGGTACGAGGCCGACCACCGCGAGTTCCCGTGGCGCCGCACCGACGACGCCTACCGGATCCTCGTCTCGGAGGTGATGAGCCAACAGACCCAACTCTCCCGCGTCGAGGAGGCGTACGCCGACTTCCTCGACCGCTGGCCCGCGGTGTCCGACCTCGCGAGCGCCGAGCGCGGCGAGGTGGTGTCGTTCTGGTCGGGCCACTCGCTCGGCTACAACAACCGCGCGAAGTACCTCCACGAGGCCGCCACACAGGTCGTCGAGGAGTACGACGGCGAGTTCCCGACCGACCCCGACGAACTCCAGGAGCTGATGGGCGTCGGCCCGTACACCGCCAACGCCGTCGCGTCGTTCGCGTTCGACAACGGCGACGCCGTCGTCGACACGAACGTCAAGCGCGTGCTCCACCGCGCGTTCGGCGTCCCCGACGACGACGCGGCGTTCGCGGAGGCGGCGTCGGCGCTCATGCCCGCGGGGGAGTCGCGCGTCTGGAACAACGCGATCATGGAGTTGGGCGGCGTCGCCTGCGGCCAGTCGCCGCGCTGTGACGAGGCCGGCTGTCCGTGGCGCCGGTGGTGTCGCGCCTACGAGACGGGCGACTTCACGGCGCCGGACGTGCCCGAACAACCCAGTTTCGAGGGGAGCCGCCGGCAGTTCCGCGGGAAGGTGGTGCGCGCGCTCGGCAACCACGACGAACTGACGCTCGACGAGTTGGGACCGCGGATCCGCGTCGACTACAGCCCCGACGGCGACGGGGAGGGGAGCCGGACGTGGCTCCGCGGCCTCGTGGACGACCTCGCGGACGACGGTCTCGTCGAGGTCGCCGCCGACGACGGGGGCGCTACACGGATCCGCTTGCGCGCGTGA